A section of the Syntrophales bacterium genome encodes:
- a CDS encoding methyltransferase domain-containing protein: MGQKIDLLANYPKTKRDVKDRGASKTEKDRAIAREFGREFFDGDRKHGYGGFSYNSRFWQPVTPTFQKHFGLTALSSILDVGCAKGFMMHDMAELIPGITVKGVDISEYAIENAIEDMQPHVQVANAKDLPFEDNSFDVVISINTIHNLEKDECALALQEIER; this comes from the coding sequence ATGGGCCAAAAGATTGATTTATTAGCAAACTACCCGAAGACCAAGCGGGATGTGAAAGACCGCGGGGCGTCTAAAACTGAAAAAGATAGGGCCATTGCCAGGGAATTCGGCAGGGAATTTTTCGACGGAGATCGGAAACATGGTTACGGTGGGTTCTCATATAATTCCAGGTTCTGGCAACCCGTGACCCCGACTTTTCAAAAGCATTTCGGGCTAACGGCTTTGAGCTCTATTCTGGATGTGGGATGTGCCAAAGGATTTATGATGCACGATATGGCGGAATTAATACCCGGTATCACAGTAAAAGGTGTTGACATCTCCGAGTACGCGATTGAAAATGCGATTGAGGATATGCAACCCCATGTTCAGGTGGCCAATGCTAAGGATCTCCCTTTTGAAGACAATTCATTTGATGTAGTGATTTCTATCAATACTATTCACAACTTGGAAAAAGATGAATGCGCCCTCGCTCTGCAGGAGATTGAAAGA